One genomic window of Streptomonospora nanhaiensis includes the following:
- a CDS encoding TetR/AcrR family transcriptional regulator produces MPAPRRFSRARLQEAALALVDAEGLDALSMRSLAAALGTGAMTLYNYVEGREGLEALLVEAVMAEAVCEGVPSDDWRADVRALARATWRSVRAHPDVIPLILTRRTFDEPTLLQGEALLDALARGGRTGRDLLVGLRVVTGYVMGFAQAELAGPLSAGRGESVAEITDRVRALPPERFPRLIDAAAAASGSDPGAEFEAGLDVVIAGLDAAPSA; encoded by the coding sequence ATGCCCGCACCGCGCAGGTTCAGCCGGGCCCGGCTCCAGGAGGCGGCCCTGGCGCTGGTCGACGCCGAGGGTCTGGACGCCCTGAGCATGCGCTCCCTGGCGGCGGCGCTGGGGACCGGGGCGATGACCCTCTACAACTACGTCGAGGGGCGCGAGGGGCTGGAGGCCCTGCTCGTCGAGGCGGTCATGGCCGAGGCGGTCTGCGAGGGCGTGCCCAGCGACGACTGGCGCGCCGACGTGCGGGCCCTGGCGCGGGCGACGTGGCGGTCGGTGCGGGCGCACCCCGACGTGATCCCGCTGATCCTCACCCGCCGCACCTTCGACGAGCCCACCCTGCTCCAGGGCGAGGCGCTGCTGGACGCGCTGGCGCGCGGCGGGCGGACGGGGCGGGATCTGCTCGTGGGCCTGCGCGTGGTCACCGGCTACGTCATGGGGTTCGCCCAGGCGGAGCTGGCCGGTCCGCTGTCGGCCGGCCGCGGCGAGAGCGTCGCGGAGATCACCGACCGGGTGCGCGCGCTGCCCCCCGAGCGGTTCCCGCGGCTGATCGACGCCGCGGCCGCGGCGTCGGGCAGCGACCCCGGCGCGGAGTTCGAGGCCGGGCTGGACGTCG
- a CDS encoding hemerythrin domain-containing protein yields the protein MADRPADGTAQRLVAWGDELVRLHDGFRRDLAALREDADRLRRGLAPRGRGAPPLAEQLRGHCLAFCDRLHEHHGEEDTALFPALGADFPELTAALERLRREHAVVARLLARIRAAVAELEDGPDHDGPDGGRTARLADDLDRLSAELTAHLDYEEAQLVPVLNRLTTLPGH from the coding sequence ATGGCAGACCGACCCGCCGACGGCACCGCACAGCGCCTCGTGGCGTGGGGCGACGAACTGGTCCGACTGCACGACGGCTTCCGACGGGACCTCGCGGCCCTGCGCGAGGACGCCGACCGGCTCCGCCGCGGCCTGGCACCGCGCGGACGCGGCGCGCCGCCGCTCGCCGAGCAGCTGCGCGGCCACTGCCTCGCCTTCTGCGACCGGCTGCACGAGCACCACGGCGAGGAGGACACCGCGCTGTTCCCCGCCCTGGGCGCCGACTTCCCCGAGCTGACCGCCGCCCTGGAGCGGCTGCGCCGCGAGCACGCCGTGGTGGCGCGGCTGCTCGCCCGAATCCGCGCCGCGGTCGCCGAACTGGAGGACGGCCCCGACCATGACGGCCCCGACGGCGGGCGCACCGCCCGCCTCGCCGACGACCTCGACCGCCTCTCGGCCGAACTGACCGCCCACCTGGACTACGAGGAGGCCCAACTCGTCCCGGTGCTCAACCGGCTCACCACCCTGCCGGGGCACTGA
- a CDS encoding S1 family peptidase, producing MRKSPLITAIGGVTLSLGLVAAATTAASADPAPATAAPQQFAAMQSDLGLTAAEAQTLLQQEDRARSLERELRADLGADFGGAVFDSDSGELTVSVTDASAVEAVEDAGAQAEVVEHGERALDAVVADLNDSAPKPGTGVTGWYVDVAADTVVMTVERGEEAAGEALIAEAGVSPEAVRIEESAEAPKTFADIIGGNAYYINNSSRCSIGFAVTVGFVTAGHCGSTGATATGANGGTGRFSGSVFPGSDMGYVTATSNWTPTPRVNNYSGGTVTVTGSSQATLGSSICRSGSTTGWRCGTIQARNQTVVYAQGTVRGLTRTNVCAEPGDSGGSWVSGSQAQGVTSGGSGNCRTGGTTYYQEVNPILQRWGLTLVRG from the coding sequence GTGCGAAAATCCCCCCTTATCACGGCAATCGGCGGCGTAACCCTGTCCCTCGGCCTCGTCGCCGCCGCCACCACCGCGGCATCGGCCGACCCCGCCCCCGCGACCGCGGCCCCGCAGCAGTTCGCGGCCATGCAGAGCGACCTCGGCCTGACCGCCGCCGAGGCCCAGACCCTGCTCCAGCAGGAGGACCGCGCCCGCTCGCTCGAACGTGAGCTGCGGGCCGACCTCGGCGCCGACTTCGGCGGCGCGGTCTTCGACAGCGACTCCGGCGAACTCACCGTCTCGGTCACCGACGCGTCGGCGGTGGAGGCCGTCGAGGACGCCGGAGCCCAGGCCGAGGTGGTCGAGCACGGCGAGCGAGCCCTCGACGCCGTCGTGGCCGACCTCAACGACTCCGCGCCCAAGCCGGGCACCGGTGTCACCGGATGGTACGTCGACGTCGCCGCCGACACCGTCGTCATGACGGTCGAGCGCGGCGAGGAGGCGGCCGGCGAGGCGCTGATCGCCGAGGCCGGAGTCTCGCCCGAGGCGGTGCGCATCGAGGAGAGCGCGGAGGCACCCAAGACCTTCGCCGACATCATCGGCGGCAACGCCTACTACATCAACAACAGCTCCCGGTGCTCCATCGGGTTCGCCGTGACCGTCGGGTTCGTGACCGCCGGCCACTGCGGCAGCACCGGCGCCACGGCCACCGGCGCCAACGGCGGTACCGGCCGGTTCTCCGGCTCGGTGTTCCCCGGCAGCGACATGGGCTACGTCACCGCCACCAGCAACTGGACGCCCACCCCCCGCGTCAACAACTACTCCGGCGGAACGGTGACCGTCACCGGTTCCAGCCAGGCCACCCTCGGCTCCTCCATCTGCCGCTCCGGCTCCACCACGGGCTGGCGCTGCGGGACCATCCAGGCCCGCAACCAGACGGTCGTCTACGCCCAGGGCACCGTGCGCGGACTCACCCGCACCAACGTCTGCGCCGAGCCGGGCGACTCCGGCGGCTCCTGGGTCAGCGGCAGCCAGGCCCAGGGTGTGACCTCCGGCGGCTCCGGCAACTGCCGGACCGGCGGCACCACCTACTACCAGGAGGTCAACCCGATCCTCCAGCGGTGGGGCCTGACCCTCGTCAGGGGCTGA
- a CDS encoding GlsB/YeaQ/YmgE family stress response membrane protein, which yields MEIILSIISALIIGLIIGVLARLILPGKQNISIWLTILVGMVAAIIGTLIAGLFGYADTPGVDWWELITQLVLAIIGVGLVSGFWSRPRT from the coding sequence ATGGAGATCATCCTCAGCATCATCAGCGCGCTGATCATCGGTCTGATCATCGGTGTGCTGGCACGGCTCATCCTGCCGGGCAAGCAGAACATCTCGATCTGGCTCACCATCCTCGTGGGCATGGTGGCGGCCATCATCGGCACGCTCATCGCGGGCCTGTTCGGCTACGCCGACACTCCCGGCGTCGACTGGTGGGAGCTGATCACCCAGCTCGTCCTGGCGATCATCGGCGTGGGCCTGGTGTCGGGGTTCTGGTCCCGCCCGCGGACCTGA
- a CDS encoding LCP family protein has protein sequence MPDDASADDAASTAPEAENPGDTSESGTPGGADTPAPPRRRRRRALAWTAAAVAALLVAGTGTSYAYYRSLRANMVRHDLDAALVEEERPDKIGDDLNILFIGSDGREGGNAAYGGRDFVGERSDALMLAHISPDGGVQVVNFPRDSLVQIPDCAPYGETEGTESYYGMINAALFHGGPPCVVKTIESLTDVRIDHFAHLSFVGFRDMVEAIGGVEMCIPEPMRDVRAQLDLEAGRQRLDGEEALAFVRARYEIGDGGDIGRIDRQQMFLGALADEVTGSGVLTDPRKTTALLEAVTEHTGTDDDFDLPTMISIGSTLAGVELSDIAFYTVPWQQAPFDPNRVVWDPELSAELFAAIKNDRPVDDQFLVTGGGAEEERDGAAAPAPPAPGAEPVAPGESTEAAAPSEAAVSPVSGQADGTDPAGRVQGRDATSNPCANGLGDGTGDAADTAGAAGARH, from the coding sequence ATGCCCGACGACGCCTCCGCCGACGACGCCGCCTCCACCGCCCCGGAGGCCGAGAACCCCGGCGACACCTCCGAATCCGGCACGCCCGGCGGCGCGGACACCCCCGCGCCCCCGCGCCGCCGCCGCCGGCGGGCGCTGGCGTGGACCGCCGCGGCCGTGGCGGCGCTCCTGGTGGCGGGCACCGGCACCTCCTACGCCTACTACCGGTCGCTGCGCGCCAACATGGTCCGCCACGACCTGGACGCCGCTCTGGTGGAGGAGGAGCGCCCGGACAAGATCGGCGACGACCTCAACATCCTGTTCATCGGCTCCGACGGCCGCGAGGGCGGAAACGCCGCCTACGGCGGCCGGGACTTCGTCGGCGAGCGCTCCGACGCGCTGATGCTCGCCCACATCTCCCCCGACGGCGGCGTGCAGGTGGTCAACTTCCCCCGCGACTCCCTCGTGCAGATCCCCGACTGCGCGCCCTACGGCGAGACCGAGGGCACCGAGAGCTACTACGGCATGATCAACGCCGCGCTCTTCCACGGCGGCCCGCCGTGCGTCGTCAAGACCATCGAGTCGCTGACCGACGTCCGCATCGACCACTTCGCCCACCTGAGCTTCGTGGGCTTCCGCGACATGGTGGAGGCCATCGGCGGCGTCGAGATGTGCATCCCCGAGCCCATGCGCGACGTGCGCGCCCAGCTCGACCTGGAGGCCGGCCGCCAGCGGCTCGACGGCGAGGAGGCGCTGGCGTTCGTCCGCGCCCGCTACGAGATCGGCGACGGCGGCGACATCGGCCGCATCGACCGCCAGCAGATGTTCCTCGGCGCCCTCGCCGACGAGGTCACCGGCAGCGGGGTCCTCACCGACCCGCGCAAAACCACCGCGCTGCTGGAGGCGGTCACCGAGCACACCGGCACCGACGACGACTTCGACCTGCCGACGATGATCTCGATCGGCTCCACGCTCGCCGGGGTGGAGCTGTCCGACATCGCGTTCTACACCGTGCCCTGGCAGCAGGCCCCCTTCGACCCCAACCGCGTGGTGTGGGACCCCGAGCTCTCGGCCGAGCTCTTCGCCGCCATCAAGAACGACCGGCCCGTGGACGACCAGTTCCTGGTGACCGGCGGCGGCGCCGAGGAGGAGCGGGACGGCGCGGCGGCGCCGGCGCCCCCCGCCCCCGGTGCCGAGCCGGTCGCCCCCGGGGAGTCCACCGAGGCGGCGGCACCGTCCGAGGCGGCGGTGTCGCCGGTGAGCGGCCAGGCCGACGGCACCGATCCGGCCGGCCGGGTCCAGGGCCGCGACGCAACGTCGAACCCGTGCGCCAACGGGCTGGGCGACGGCACCGGGGACGCGGCGGACACCGCCGGCGCGGCGGGCGCACGGCACTAG
- a CDS encoding L,D-transpeptidase has product MTFRISRSPAAALCVAATVLLAASACSTGEGDLANEEPSAPQAEVTITPEDGGSEVRPDSPIVVSAQGGTITDVQVEQSVAEGQGDSGMTGTLNKDKTEWVSDWTLTPGSEVTVTAVAENEAGKETEVISEFSTAPAVEGQRLEIANVVPAADEEVGVGMPIIVDFDLPVENKAQVEAAMEVTSEKPAQGAWNWVTDQQAVFRPEKYWEPGQRVDVNLHLAGVAAAEGVYGVEDREFSFQVGREQITTIDEDEHHMTVERDGEVIKEFPVSLGMATTEAYTTTSGTHVTMEFQTNYRMSNDTLGVSPDSPEYYEEFVAYAVRISNSGEFLHTADWNYQLGEANTSHGCVNMSTADSQWFYENSLLGDPVDITGTARELEWNNGWGFWQRSWDDWVSNSATGEADDTSKPGTPGSPHFQE; this is encoded by the coding sequence GTGACCTTCCGCATCTCCCGCTCTCCGGCCGCCGCGCTGTGTGTGGCCGCCACCGTCCTGCTCGCGGCCTCGGCCTGCAGCACCGGCGAAGGCGACCTCGCCAACGAGGAGCCCTCGGCCCCGCAGGCCGAGGTCACCATCACCCCCGAGGACGGCGGCTCCGAGGTCCGCCCGGACTCCCCCATCGTGGTCAGCGCGCAGGGCGGCACCATCACCGACGTCCAGGTCGAGCAGTCGGTCGCCGAGGGCCAGGGCGACTCCGGCATGACCGGCACGCTCAACAAGGACAAGACCGAGTGGGTGAGCGACTGGACGCTGACCCCCGGCAGCGAGGTCACCGTGACCGCCGTCGCCGAGAACGAGGCGGGCAAGGAGACCGAGGTGATCAGCGAGTTCAGCACCGCGCCCGCCGTCGAGGGCCAGCGGCTGGAGATCGCCAACGTCGTGCCCGCCGCCGACGAGGAGGTCGGCGTGGGCATGCCGATCATCGTCGACTTCGACCTGCCGGTCGAGAACAAGGCGCAGGTCGAGGCGGCCATGGAGGTCACCTCCGAGAAGCCCGCCCAGGGCGCGTGGAACTGGGTCACCGACCAGCAGGCGGTGTTCCGGCCCGAGAAGTACTGGGAGCCCGGCCAGCGGGTCGACGTCAACCTGCACCTGGCCGGCGTCGCGGCCGCCGAGGGCGTCTACGGCGTCGAGGACCGCGAGTTCTCCTTCCAGGTGGGCCGCGAGCAGATCACCACGATCGACGAGGACGAGCACCACATGACCGTGGAGCGCGACGGCGAGGTGATCAAGGAGTTCCCGGTCAGCCTGGGCATGGCCACCACCGAGGCGTACACCACCACCAGCGGAACCCACGTGACCATGGAGTTCCAGACCAACTACCGCATGAGCAACGACACCCTCGGGGTCTCCCCCGACTCCCCCGAGTACTACGAGGAGTTCGTCGCCTACGCGGTCCGCATCTCCAACTCCGGCGAGTTCCTGCACACCGCCGACTGGAACTACCAGCTCGGCGAGGCCAACACCAGCCACGGCTGCGTCAACATGAGCACGGCCGACTCCCAGTGGTTCTACGAGAACAGCCTCCTGGGCGACCCGGTGGACATCACCGGCACCGCCCGCGAGCTGGAGTGGAACAACGGCTGGGGCTTCTGGCAGCGCTCGTGGGACGACTGGGTCTCCAACAGCGCCACCGGCGAGGCCGACGACACCTCCAAGCCGGGCACCCCGGGCTCGCCCCACTTCCAGGAGTAG
- a CDS encoding sensor histidine kinase, protein MSDTPERSFLPHMGLDELISELHVRLESALSTRDRVHSLLEAVLSIGSDLDLATVLRRLTQAAANLVDARYAGLGVIGEDGRFAEFIPVGLTEEETGRIPVFPFGTGILAVPTRDRASLRLRDLGEHPDFQGFPKGHPPMTSFLGVPVQVRDEVFGNLYLTEKRNGEEFDEEDEAVVTALATAAGVAIENARLYEETRLRERWLAASTEVTTRLLSGDDTDEVLGYLARQSREMSGADIAVVLLPDRSERNLIAKIADGAVAEEILNTPIDMSDTKCGWVYRNGEAVAISDLRHANCPMLTHRGFGPGLLVPIGTPEHTRGVLLLGKHDALSPFNEATRRMIDAFSAQAAVALELAETRRDAERLVVLEERDRIAKDLHDVVIQRLFASAMTLMSTLRLIADAEAGDRVQRTVDELDETIREIRSTVFALRQPPPPQNLTLRDRVLATTEGAARSLGCQPGVRLEGAIDTSVPEEVGDQLLAVLGEALANVARHARASEVHVSVEADRWLTLQVQDNGRGISENGRRSGLLNLAERADALSGEFAVESRPTGGTALRWSVPLHPEERRRAEQRAARRSQRAGHASRRAG, encoded by the coding sequence ATGTCCGATACCCCGGAACGTTCCTTCCTCCCCCACATGGGCCTGGACGAGTTGATCTCCGAACTGCACGTCCGCCTCGAATCGGCGCTGTCGACCCGCGACCGCGTGCACTCCCTGCTGGAGGCCGTCCTCTCCATCGGCAGCGACCTCGACCTGGCCACGGTCCTGCGGCGGCTCACCCAGGCCGCGGCCAACCTGGTCGACGCCCGCTACGCCGGACTCGGCGTCATCGGCGAGGACGGCCGCTTCGCCGAGTTCATCCCCGTCGGGCTCACCGAGGAGGAGACCGGCCGCATCCCCGTCTTCCCCTTCGGCACCGGCATCCTCGCGGTCCCCACCCGCGACCGCGCCAGCCTGCGCCTGCGCGACCTGGGCGAGCACCCCGACTTCCAGGGCTTCCCCAAGGGCCACCCGCCGATGACCTCGTTCCTGGGCGTGCCCGTGCAGGTCCGCGACGAGGTGTTCGGCAACCTCTACCTCACCGAGAAGCGCAACGGCGAGGAGTTCGACGAGGAGGACGAGGCCGTCGTCACCGCGCTGGCCACCGCGGCCGGCGTGGCCATCGAGAACGCCCGGCTGTATGAGGAGACCCGGCTGCGCGAGCGCTGGCTGGCGGCCTCCACCGAGGTCACCACGCGGCTGCTGTCGGGCGACGACACCGACGAGGTCCTCGGCTACCTCGCGCGGCAGTCGCGCGAGATGTCGGGCGCCGACATCGCGGTGGTCCTGCTCCCCGACAGAAGCGAACGCAACCTCATCGCCAAGATCGCCGACGGAGCGGTGGCCGAGGAGATCCTGAACACGCCGATCGACATGTCCGACACCAAGTGCGGCTGGGTCTACCGCAACGGCGAGGCGGTGGCCATCTCCGACCTGCGGCACGCCAACTGCCCGATGCTGACCCACCGCGGGTTCGGCCCCGGCCTGCTCGTGCCGATCGGCACGCCCGAGCACACCCGCGGCGTGCTGCTGCTGGGCAAGCACGACGCGCTCTCCCCGTTCAACGAGGCCACCCGCCGCATGATCGACGCGTTCTCCGCGCAGGCCGCGGTGGCCCTGGAGCTGGCCGAGACCCGGCGCGACGCCGAGCGGCTGGTGGTGCTGGAGGAGCGCGACCGCATCGCCAAGGACCTGCACGACGTGGTGATCCAGCGGCTCTTCGCCTCGGCCATGACGCTGATGAGCACGCTGCGGCTGATCGCCGACGCCGAGGCCGGCGACCGGGTGCAGCGCACCGTGGACGAACTGGACGAGACCATCCGCGAGATCCGCTCGACCGTGTTCGCGCTGCGCCAGCCCCCGCCGCCGCAGAACCTGACGCTGCGCGACCGGGTCCTGGCCACCACCGAGGGCGCCGCGCGCTCCCTGGGCTGCCAGCCGGGCGTGCGCCTGGAGGGCGCCATCGACACGTCGGTGCCCGAGGAGGTCGGCGACCAGCTCCTGGCGGTGCTCGGCGAGGCCCTGGCCAACGTGGCGCGGCACGCGCGCGCCTCGGAGGTGCACGTGTCGGTGGAGGCCGACCGCTGGCTCACCCTCCAGGTCCAGGACAACGGGCGCGGCATCTCCGAGAACGGGCGGCGCAGCGGCCTGCTCAACCTGGCCGAGCGCGCCGACGCCCTCAGCGGCGAGTTCGCGGTGGAGTCGCGGCCCACCGGCGGCACCGCGCTGCGCTGGAGCGTTCCGCTGCACCCGGAGGAGCGGCGGCGCGCCGAGCAGCGGGCGGCGCGGCGCTCCCAGCGGGCCGGCCACGCCTCGCGGCGGGCGGGCTGA